The nucleotide window ATCTTCCCGATAGTAGCCAAATCCGTCAGAAGCTATTACTGATCCTGAATGGATTATTACATTTTTTCCTATATCTGTGTCCCTGTATATAACAACATTTGGGTATATTATGCTGTTTTCACCGATTGTTGTGTTTTTTCCTATGTAGCAGTGGGGATATATCTTGACTCCGTCTTTGATCTCAACATCTTCTTCAATTACTGTAAAGTCTCCGATATAAACATCTTTTCCTATTTTTGCACTTTTTGATATTTTTGCATTTTCTGATATTCCTTTTTTTTCTTCTTCAGGGAACATTATCTCAATAAGTTTATAAAAAACCACCTGAGGTTTTTTAACAACCACCTGAGGTGTCTGTATATCCAGCTTTTCAAATGTCAAAACAGCAGATGCTGATGTTTTTTCAACCTCTTTTAGGTGTTTTTTATCGGCAACAAATGTTAGATCACCTTCTTTTGCTGATGATACACTTTTAAGACCTTTTATCTCTATATTCCCATCTGTATTCACAAGCTGTCCATTAAACCTTTTGGCTATCTCTGAAAGTTTCATCACTTTTCCTCATCAAGCCTTTTTAATATCTCGTCTGTTATGTCTATGCTTTTGTCAAAATAGACTACGCCTCCAATAGCACCACCTACAAAAACAAGGTCTATATTTTTTTCTTTAGCGTACTTTTCTGTAATTTCTCTTATCTGGATAATGAGTTCTCTTTCTGCTTTTGCCTTCATCTGTGAAAGCTCTTTTTCAGCTTCCTGCTGAATTTTTTGACCTTCAGACTTTAGATCAGTAAGTTCTTTTCTTTTTTTCTTTTTTGCTTCTTCACTTAGGACAGGACTTTCAAGTTGTTTTTCAATGGAAGATATTTTTTTGTCTATCTCATCAAGTTTTTTCTGATAATACTCAACTTTGCTTTTTATTTCTTTTTTGAACTCCTGTCCTTTTTTTGACTGGTTCATAACTTTTTGAACATCAACATATGCTATGTTTTGAGCCAATACACTGCCTGTTAAAAATAACAAACCTACAAGGAATAAGAAATATCTTTTCATTGTTAACCTCCATTTTAGAAGAATGTTCCGAGAACAAAACCTATTCTTGAAGCTCCCACACCTTCAGGTGGGTTTAATACCTTTCCGTAATAGATATCTATTGGTGCCATAGGGGTTACTATTTTTAGACCGACTCCAACAGAATAATACAGATCTTTAA belongs to Persephonella sp. and includes:
- the lpxD gene encoding UDP-3-O-(3-hydroxymyristoyl)glucosamine N-acyltransferase produces the protein MKLSEIAKRFNGQLVNTDGNIEIKGLKSVSSAKEGDLTFVADKKHLKEVEKTSASAVLTFEKLDIQTPQVVVKKPQVVFYKLIEIMFPEEEKKGISENAKISKSAKIGKDVYIGDFTVIEEDVEIKDGVKIYPHCYIGKNTTIGENSIIYPNVVIYRDTDIGKNVIIHSGSVIASDGFGYYREDGKHKKIKHIGRVVIQDDVEIGANTTIDRAMVDETIIKKGTKIDNLVMVAHNCQIGENTILVSQVGIAGSSKVGNNVILAGQVGVADHITIGDNVIVTAKSGVAKDLEPNKVYGSGFQAIEWAKWKKILFYFYKLPEILKKIK
- a CDS encoding OmpH family outer membrane protein, which translates into the protein MKRYFLFLVGLLFLTGSVLAQNIAYVDVQKVMNQSKKGQEFKKEIKSKVEYYQKKLDEIDKKISSIEKQLESPVLSEEAKKKKRKELTDLKSEGQKIQQEAEKELSQMKAKAERELIIQIREITEKYAKEKNIDLVFVGGAIGGVVYFDKSIDITDEILKRLDEEK